TCACCGCTTTGCTGGTTACTATCCTTAGCCCGCCGATACTCGCACAGGCGGGCCTGCTCTTCCTTGCAGTTGTTGCTGCGATAGGCGGCTTTGTTTGGGTTTGGCAACCTATTGAACAAATCTTTCGCCGTTCAACCAGTATGCTGCACGACCCGGTTGGCGAACTGGTCTATTACGGCGGTCAAGATGAGGCGGCGCGCATCAATCTTGCTTTGCTATATCTACAAACCAAGCAGGAAGCAGTACCCAAGCGTCTTGCCGGGGTCACCGATCATATCCAAAGTGTCGGCACACAGTCGAGCGAAGCCATAGCTGAGGCAAACGAGCGTTCCCGGCAGCAGACCGAGGAGACACAACAGGTTGCCACAGCCATGGAAGAGATGTCGCAAAGCGTCGAAGAGGTCGCCCGCAACGCCTCCATGGGGGCTGAAACGAGCCAACGCGCCCAAGAACAGACTGCGCGAGGCATGGAGGCCGTTCAACAAAGCGCCGATGCTGTACGCAACTTGGTAGAAAGGATACAAGGCTCCTCCGAGGTCACCAACCTAGTCGCATCTGAGACCGAGCGCATTGGCAAGGCCCTTGACCTTATCCAAGAGATTACCGAGCAGACCAACCTGCTGGCCTTAAATGCTGCCATCGAGGCCGCCCGAGCCGGACACGTAGGCCGAGGCTTCTCGGTAGTTGCCGAGGAGGTGAGGGTACTTGCCGATCGCACCTCCGAGTCCACTAAAGAGATCAAATCTATTATTGACTCTCTCCAGGACGGGGCCACTCGAGCAGTGGCGACAATGAATGAGAGCCTTGAAAAGGCTGAGGAGACAGCCAACTTCGCTGATCAGGCCCGCCAGGTACTCGAGGATATCAATTCTGCAGTGGCTACCATGCAGCAAATGAGCGCTGAAATCGCCAGTGCTACAGAGGAGCAAAGCGCCACCGCCGATGAAGTTAACCGGAACATCAACAACATAGACCAAATGGCCCAAGAAGTTAGTCGGCGCACCGAGCAGGCAAGCTCACGCATGGGCGATCTTGCAGATGAGATAGATCAGGCATCACGCCTAGTCAAACGCTTTGCCAGACGCCAGCACAATCAGTAAAGATGCCTAGAGGATTTAGACTCAAATGATCAGGAGCATGACTGCTTTCGCGAGACGTGAAGCGCAATGCGACTGGGAAGGCTGCGCAGCTAAGCTAATCTGGGAACTGCGCTCGGTGAACCACCGCTATCGCGAGATACAGCCGCGCCTGCCCGAAGAACTGCGCTCCCTAGATCCGGATGTTCGCGAGCATGCTGCGCAAGCCCTAGCGCGCGGTAAGCTAGAGGCTGTGCTCTACTGCAAAGGACTAAGTAGCAGCGAACTGGAAATAGATTGGCAAAGAGTGGCAAAGCTGGCGAGTGCATGTGATGAGTTATTGGAGAAATTTAGTAACTCAGCCTCCCCGGCGCCAGTTACTGAGTTCCTGCGCCTACCTGGGGTACTCAATGAACCGACAGGGGAACTGCAACCGATTAAGACGGCAGCCTTAGCGCTCTTCGATGATGCCTTGGCTGAACTTGTAGAGACCCGCAGCCGCGAGGGCAGCAAACTTGCCAATCTCATCCAACAGCGCCTTGAAGCAACCCGCGCAGCGGTAGAGGGGTTACATGAGCGGCGCTCAGCTGCCAACCAGCAAATAAGGGAAAGGCTTGAGGCGCGGATAGCCAACCTCTCCCAGCCTGCCGACCCAGGGCGGCTTGAGCAAGAGCTGGTTTATATAGCGCAACGTTTTGACATAGATGAAGAATTAGACCGCATTCAAGCCCACCTTGATGAGGTAGAACGACTGCTAGACAGCCAGGACGCAGTAGGCAGAAGGCTTGATTTCCTCATGCAGGAACTTAACCGCGAGGCCAACACCATAGCTTCCAAGGCTGCAGACTCTACAACCAGCAACACAGCGGTCGATCTCAAGGTCTGGGTAGAACAGATGAGGGAGCAGGTACAGAATGTCGAGTGACGGAGCTTATGGGCGGCTATTCATCATTTCCGCCCCATCAGGGGCTGGCAAGACCAGCTTGGTTAACAAGCTCATTGCAGAGATGCCGGGGATCGAGCTATCGGTATCTCACACCACCCGCCCCCAACGCCCTGGCGAAAAGGCAGGCATCCATTACCATTTTGTATCCACAGAAGACTTTCAAGGGATGATTGATGAGGGGCTTTTTCTCGAACATGCTCGCGTGTTTGACAATTTTTACGGCACATCCCGAACAGCAGTACTCGAGCGCTTGGCAGCCGGCATAGACGTCATACTCGAAATAGACTGGCAAGGCGCACAGCAAGTCCGCGCCCAACTCCCTGACTGCCTGTCAATATTCATTGTTCCACCATCACGCAGCGAACTGCAGCGCCGACTAAGCGCACGAGGGCAAGACAGCGCCGAAGTTATCGCAAGACGCATGCGCGATGCAGATGCTGAGATCTCCCACTATCATGAGTACGACTTTGTGCTAATAAATGATGACTTCGCTCAGGCACTCGGTAGGTTGCGTTGCATCATTACAGCCGAGCGGCAAAGGACGGAACGCCAAGCCGAATATGTAGAGAGACTGCTTGGCTAAGCGGGCACTGTTAGACGCGCTGGATCTGCACTGCCTGCATTGAGCCTTCCTTGACCTGCGACTCGACCAGGTCAAACTCGAGGATTATCTCATGGCTAGGCAGGTCAGAAGCCCGGACATCTTCAGGCAGATCACTGTCGTGAAAAAATGCTGAGGCGTAAGGGGACTCAGGGTCACGGGTATCGGTTATCCACAGATTATCCGAGGAGATCTCATGTACACCACGCAGGTAGCGAATAAATCCGTAGCTACCTTCCTGCGCGTGATAGTAGCAAATCCCTCTGACCCGCGACCCCGGCTCACCCCAAGGTGGACGACCATTGTTAGCCCGCCGGATAGGCTGCAGGCCGGGGATTAGGTAGCCACAGATATAGTCGTCAGCTACCCGTTTAAGGTCGCTTGAGACGTTCTCAAAAGCAACCACCTCTACCCTGCAACCTTGATCTTGCAGTGCACTGACCACCTGAACAAAATCACCATCGCCAGTGGCCAGAACAACGCGGGATAGATGCCTCGACTGGGTAAGGGCGTCTACAGCCATCTCCAGATCAGCGTTCGCCTTCGCGTAATGGCGTCCCTCATCATCTGTATACCAGCGAAAGTGCTTGACGATAACCTTATAGCCAAGATCGCGCAGAGAAGCGAAGAAATTACTTACCTTTTGCTGATATGAGTAATCACGGGCAGCGCGGGCATCATCGTAGACGGCGTAAACGTTGAGCCGCAACGCCTCGCCCCCGCTACGGCAAGCGAGCCGCCGGAGCACATCGTATTGCATACCAAAGCCACCATTGGCCTGGATATTGGCAGCATCCACATATAATCCTACCGCTCCCGGCGCGACCAATTGATTCTCCTTAATCGACGGTTAATTCTTACTGCCCATGATCGCGCAAACGTACCACAATATCGACCCCGCTGATATCTTTGCCGGGAGGCAACTCCATAGCGCCGCATAACTGCTGCTCGTCGACATCCAACTCTAGGTCGCTTATCTCTCCCGTAAGCTCATCGTAGGCATGGTGGTGGGGCTCGGGATTGGTATCGAAATAAGACTTACCCGAATCGATCACCAACTCACGCAACAGCCCCGCATCCTTAAACTGATTCAGAGTATTGTATACCGTCGCCAGTGAGACCTTAATACCATTGGCACTGGCTTCCTCGTAAAGTGACTCAGCCGTAACGTGGCGCCCGTTACCCTTAAACAGCAGAGATGCCAGGGCTAGTCTTTGCTGGGTCGGGCGCAAGCCGACAGAGCGCAGCATAGAGGTGGTAGCGGCATGGCTTGAGGGTTCTGATGGTGACTTCTGACTCATTTTAGACTCCTGCTCGGTTGCCGCAGCAATGAAGATTGGCATGAAACTTAGTATTATCCTAGAAAAAAAACCCAGCTAAGTAAACGCAAAAGCGTATACCCGGTTCCCAAACAGGGCCAAAAACGGGAAACTGGTAGCATGGAAGACGCTACAACCCTGATAGTCGCAGTAACCAGCGCAGTCGCAGCGGCAGCCGGGCCTATTGCCGCAGGCCATGCCCTATTAACCAAGCGCGAACCACAGGTTGCCGGGGCCTGGATCGCCGTTTGTCTCGTTTTTCCCCTAGCTGGGGCTGTCATCTACTACGTCTTCGGCATCAATCGGGTCCGCACCCGTGCCCGCAAACTTGTTGCTGAAGAACGGATCCCGCCCAGCGCCGGTCCATCCACCGAACTGCACAGCCCAACCATAAGCCCTGAATACGCTGAGCAGGTCCGTATCTCCGACGCAGTTACAGGGCGAAAGCTAGAGACCGGCAACCGCCTGCAGGTGCTGCACAATGGCGAGCAGGCTTATCCAGCCATGCTCAATGCGATCGATGCCGCCGAGCGGACCGTCTTTTTAAGCTCTTATATCTTTGAAAACAACGCCAGCGGTCGCCAGTTCATCAGAGCTCTCGCCGCTGCTTACAAACGCGGTGTTGACGTCCGCGTTCTCATCGATGGGGTTGGCGAGCTCTACTCCTGGCCGCGAGCAAGCACCTTGCTGAAACGCTCACAAGTCCCGGTTGCCCGCTTTCTGCCGCCGCGGATAATACCGCCGCAAC
This Halorhodospira halochloris DNA region includes the following protein-coding sequences:
- a CDS encoding PAS domain-containing methyl-accepting chemotaxis protein, which produces MRVNEPVTQRRVEVAKDATILSTTDPKGKITYVNEDFERISGYHRDELIGQSHNLIRHPDMPRTAFYEMWQRLQSGHSWMGVVKNRCKNGDHYWVHAYATPILDDRGRIVEIQSVRQAVPDEAIIERAEALYAKVRAAEPDKGELTPVPRTGVKLGIRTKALALISLPAVTALLVTILSPPILAQAGLLFLAVVAAIGGFVWVWQPIEQIFRRSTSMLHDPVGELVYYGGQDEAARINLALLYLQTKQEAVPKRLAGVTDHIQSVGTQSSEAIAEANERSRQQTEETQQVATAMEEMSQSVEEVARNASMGAETSQRAQEQTARGMEAVQQSADAVRNLVERIQGSSEVTNLVASETERIGKALDLIQEITEQTNLLALNAAIEAARAGHVGRGFSVVAEEVRVLADRTSESTKEIKSIIDSLQDGATRAVATMNESLEKAEETANFADQARQVLEDINSAVATMQQMSAEIASATEEQSATADEVNRNINNIDQMAQEVSRRTEQASSRMGDLADEIDQASRLVKRFARRQHNQ
- a CDS encoding YicC/YloC family endoribonuclease, which encodes MTAFARREAQCDWEGCAAKLIWELRSVNHRYREIQPRLPEELRSLDPDVREHAAQALARGKLEAVLYCKGLSSSELEIDWQRVAKLASACDELLEKFSNSASPAPVTEFLRLPGVLNEPTGELQPIKTAALALFDDALAELVETRSREGSKLANLIQQRLEATRAAVEGLHERRSAANQQIRERLEARIANLSQPADPGRLEQELVYIAQRFDIDEELDRIQAHLDEVERLLDSQDAVGRRLDFLMQELNREANTIASKAADSTTSNTAVDLKVWVEQMREQVQNVE
- the gmk gene encoding guanylate kinase — translated: MSSDGAYGRLFIISAPSGAGKTSLVNKLIAEMPGIELSVSHTTRPQRPGEKAGIHYHFVSTEDFQGMIDEGLFLEHARVFDNFYGTSRTAVLERLAAGIDVILEIDWQGAQQVRAQLPDCLSIFIVPPSRSELQRRLSARGQDSAEVIARRMRDADAEISHYHEYDFVLINDDFAQALGRLRCIITAERQRTERQAEYVERLLG
- a CDS encoding NYN domain-containing protein translates to MVAPGAVGLYVDAANIQANGGFGMQYDVLRRLACRSGGEALRLNVYAVYDDARAARDYSYQQKVSNFFASLRDLGYKVIVKHFRWYTDDEGRHYAKANADLEMAVDALTQSRHLSRVVLATGDGDFVQVVSALQDQGCRVEVVAFENVSSDLKRVADDYICGYLIPGLQPIRRANNGRPPWGEPGSRVRGICYYHAQEGSYGFIRYLRGVHEISSDNLWITDTRDPESPYASAFFHDSDLPEDVRASDLPSHEIILEFDLVESQVKEGSMQAVQIQRV
- the irrA gene encoding iron response transcriptional regulator IrrA; translated protein: MSQKSPSEPSSHAATTSMLRSVGLRPTQQRLALASLLFKGNGRHVTAESLYEEASANGIKVSLATVYNTLNQFKDAGLLRELVIDSGKSYFDTNPEPHHHAYDELTGEISDLELDVDEQQLCGAMELPPGKDISGVDIVVRLRDHGQ